A portion of the Glycine max cultivar Williams 82 chromosome 10, Glycine_max_v4.0, whole genome shotgun sequence genome contains these proteins:
- the LOC100775947 gene encoding uncharacterized protein, which produces MDPSWMQASRINDEYENGVEQFLQFTELNVPSLRGKYFCSCVKCANGRHHIIAEIRTHLICHGITPTYTRWIWHGELLENPSISQTNPVDVDMGNCIEDMIHDLGQDGFQQAHAPLYDKIENDSKMPLYPGCTAFTRLSAVLALVNLKARFGWSDKSFTELLVLLKKLLLEQNMLPNSQYEAKKILCPVGMSYQKIHACPNDCILYRNEFAEMCNCPTCGVSHYKPNTGDLIDDISPNNTRPANVCGRKSDGLLRHPADSPQWKQFDSLYPDFGNEPRNLRVALASDGMNPFSNLSTNHSSWPVLLMIYNLPPWLCMKRKYIMLSMMIAGPRQPGNDIDVYLAPLIEDLRKLWEHGVDVWDGYLQETFTLRAMVFCTINDYLAYGNLSGYSVKGHYACPVCEKGTAFVQLKHGKKTVYTRHRRFLKQYHPYQRLKKAFNGSQEHETAPQPLQGKEVYDHMKEIINIFGKTKKTSN; this is translated from the exons ATGGATCCAAGTTGGATGCAAGCATCACGCATCAATGATGAGTATGAGAATGGAGTTGAACAATTCCTCCAATTTACTGAATTGAATGTACCATCTTTGCGgggtaaatatttttgttcatgTGTGAAATGTGCGAATGGGAGACACCACATAATAGCTGAGATAAGAACACATCTTATATGTCATGGGATCACTCCAACTTACACAagatggatatggcatggggaaTTGCTAGAGAACCCATCAATCTCTCAGACTAACCCAGTTGATGTGGACATGGGAAACTGTATAGAAGACATGATTCACGATCTGGGACAAGACGGATTTCAACAAGCACATGCTCCTTTGTAtgacaaaatagaaaatgattcgAAGATGCCTTTGTATCCAGGGTGCACAGCTTTCACAAGGTTGTCAGCGGTATTAGCTTTGGTCAACTTGAAGGCACGATTCGGCTGGAGTGATAAAAGCTTCACCGAATTGTTGGTCCTGCTAAAAAAATTGCTTCTTGAACAAAACATGTTGCCAAATAGTCAATATGAGGCAAAGAAGATTTTATGTCCAGTGGGAATGTCGTACCAGAAAATCCATGCATGTCCAAATGATTGCATTTTGTATAGAAATGAGTTTGCAGAGATGTGCAATTGCCCTACATGTGGTGTATCACACTACAAGCCCAACACTGGTGACTTGATTGATGATATTTCCCCTAATAACACTCGTCCAGCAAATGTtt GCGGAAGGAAAAGTGATGGATTGCTCCGACATCCGGCTGATAGTCCGCAATGGAAACAATTTGATTCCTTGTATCCTGATTTTGGGAATGAGCCTAGAAATCTAAGGGTTGCTCTTGCTtcggatggaatgaatccatttaGTAACTTAAGTACCAATCACAGTTCATGGCCTGTTTTGCTCATGATTTACAACctccctccttggttgtgcatgaagcgaaaatacataaTGCTCAGCATGATGATAGCGGGTCCAAGACAGCCAGGGAATGATATTGACGTGTATCTTGCTCcattgattgaagacctgaggAAATTATGGGAACACGGGGTTGATGTCTGGGATGGTTATTTGCAGGAGACTTTTACATTGCGTGCAATGGTTTTTTGCACCATAAATGACTATCTAGCATATGGCAACTTAAGTGGATACAGTGTGAAAGGCCATTATGCATGTCCTGTATGTGAGAAAGGTACTGCCTTCGTCCAACTaaaacatggaaagaagacTGTATACACAAGGCATCGAAGATTTCTGAAACAGTATCATCCGTATCAGCGTTTGAAAAAAGCCTTTAATGGATCTCAGGAACACGAAACTGCGCCGCAACCATTACAGGGCAAAGAAGTTTATGATCACATGAAGGAGATCATAAATATCTTTGGCAAGACAaaaaaaacttccaactga